One Microbacterium esteraromaticum genomic window carries:
- a CDS encoding PLD nuclease N-terminal domain-containing protein gives MVRVLIVGGFLAVIFWVFSIVDVAVQPAGRHRGVSKSAWVLIVVLLPVIGGILWFWIGRRRRGEKMTDFVTGPDDDPEALRRMSTAEQDARIRQLEEELARLDDETDGTDPRS, from the coding sequence ATGGTTCGGGTGCTGATCGTCGGCGGATTTCTTGCTGTCATCTTCTGGGTGTTCAGCATCGTCGACGTGGCCGTGCAGCCGGCAGGCAGGCACCGCGGGGTCTCGAAGAGCGCGTGGGTGCTGATCGTCGTGCTGCTGCCGGTCATCGGGGGCATCCTGTGGTTCTGGATCGGCCGCCGTCGACGCGGCGAGAAGATGACCGACTTCGTGACGGGGCCCGACGACGACCCGGAGGCGCTGCGGCGGATGAGCACAGCCGAACAGGACGCACGGATCCGGCAGCTGGAAGAAGAGCTGGCGCGTCTGGACGACGAGACCGACGGCACGGATCCGCGCTCGTGA
- a CDS encoding dihydrofolate reductase family protein produces MTVKIDLNVSLDGFATTTDQTPENPMGEDWSRLVAAYVATRTMRQRVLGDTSGAGTTGIDEKYASAYFEGTGAEIMGAGMFGLHLFGDDPGWRGWWGEEPPFEVPVFVLTHTPRASIEFDNGTAFHFIDASPHDALAQAREAAGDADVRIGGGVDVVRQFVKAGLVDRLHLAVAPIVLGRGERIWDDLRGLENDYEIVSEVAESGVTHVVFRR; encoded by the coding sequence ATGACCGTGAAGATCGACCTCAACGTCTCGCTCGACGGCTTCGCGACGACGACCGACCAGACGCCGGAGAACCCGATGGGCGAGGACTGGTCACGTCTCGTCGCCGCTTACGTCGCCACCCGCACGATGCGGCAGCGGGTGCTCGGCGACACCTCGGGTGCCGGCACCACCGGGATCGACGAGAAGTACGCGAGCGCGTACTTCGAGGGAACGGGCGCAGAGATCATGGGCGCAGGCATGTTCGGCCTGCACCTGTTCGGCGACGACCCCGGCTGGCGTGGATGGTGGGGTGAGGAGCCACCGTTCGAAGTGCCGGTGTTCGTGCTCACCCACACGCCGCGAGCGTCGATCGAGTTCGACAACGGCACGGCGTTCCATTTCATCGACGCATCACCGCACGATGCCCTGGCGCAGGCGCGTGAGGCGGCAGGCGATGCCGATGTGCGCATCGGCGGCGGCGTCGACGTGGTTAGGCAGTTCGTGAAGGCGGGCCTGGTCGACCGCCTGCACCTCGCGGTCGCGCCGATCGTGCTGGGGCGGGGCGAGCGCATCTGGGACGACCTGCGCGGTCTCGAGAACGACTACGAGATCGTCAGCGAGGTCGCCGAGAGCGGGGTCACGCATGTCGTCTTCCGCCGCTGA
- the rmuC gene encoding DNA recombination protein RmuC: MDTTVLVIVVAVIAAALAGVLGFLLGAQRGRSADAAQQAEATAALLRVAALERDAEALRAETSSRVHEERALADRRVAEARQLGEAAVADVRREAQERLEHERTEHVRRLAEVRDEADADVLAERRRATERLEELKADQKRLADEFDALSRRALEANTKAFLQQAEERLKRSQSEGAAELQKRQDAVQQLIDPIQKTLDTVKSEMTTAEKSRLEAHAALAEQLQIMRQSSETLGSETRNLVNALRAPQVRGRWGELQLRRVVEASGMVNHVDFDEQLHHATDDGALRPDLVVHLAGDKRVVVDSKVAFSGYLEAMEATDDAVRTQRLQAHARHLRKHIDDLGAKEYWDVVAGSPEFVVMFVPAEPFLAAALDQDATLYEYAFERNVVIATPSTLIALLRTVGHAWRQDQLAQEAQQIFTVGKELHKRLGTLGQHLARLGRSLNSTVDAYNRFAGSLDRNVVTQARRFSALQGLDDVLTETQPVEAQAVAPQKSDLYALEAGDADPSIPGERYASADLGEITSRLD, translated from the coding sequence ATGGACACCACCGTTCTCGTCATCGTCGTCGCGGTGATCGCCGCCGCCCTCGCCGGAGTGCTCGGATTCCTGCTCGGCGCGCAGCGCGGCCGTTCGGCCGATGCCGCCCAGCAGGCGGAGGCGACGGCGGCGCTGCTGCGCGTCGCCGCGCTCGAGAGGGATGCCGAGGCACTGCGCGCCGAGACCTCCTCTCGGGTGCACGAAGAGCGCGCGCTCGCCGATCGTCGCGTCGCCGAGGCGCGGCAGCTGGGCGAGGCCGCCGTGGCCGATGTCCGCCGCGAGGCGCAGGAGCGGCTCGAGCACGAGCGCACCGAGCACGTGCGCAGGCTGGCCGAGGTCCGCGACGAGGCGGACGCGGATGTGCTGGCCGAGCGCAGGCGCGCGACCGAGCGGCTGGAAGAGCTGAAAGCCGATCAGAAGCGCCTCGCCGACGAGTTCGACGCGCTGAGTCGCAGGGCTCTCGAGGCCAACACGAAGGCGTTCCTGCAGCAGGCCGAGGAGCGACTCAAGCGCAGTCAGAGCGAGGGAGCGGCCGAGCTGCAGAAGCGGCAGGACGCCGTGCAGCAGCTCATCGATCCGATCCAGAAGACCCTCGACACGGTGAAGTCCGAGATGACGACGGCCGAGAAGTCGCGGTTGGAGGCGCATGCGGCGCTCGCGGAGCAGCTGCAGATCATGCGTCAGTCGTCCGAGACCCTCGGATCCGAGACGCGCAATCTGGTCAATGCGCTGCGCGCCCCGCAGGTGCGTGGGCGATGGGGCGAGCTGCAGCTGCGACGCGTGGTCGAGGCGTCGGGCATGGTCAACCACGTCGACTTCGACGAGCAGCTGCATCATGCGACCGATGACGGCGCGCTGCGCCCCGACCTCGTGGTGCACCTCGCGGGCGACAAGCGCGTGGTCGTCGACTCGAAGGTCGCGTTCAGCGGCTACCTCGAGGCGATGGAGGCGACCGACGACGCGGTGCGCACCCAGCGGCTGCAGGCCCACGCCCGTCACCTGCGCAAGCACATCGACGACCTCGGCGCCAAGGAGTACTGGGACGTCGTGGCCGGGTCGCCGGAGTTCGTGGTGATGTTCGTGCCCGCCGAGCCGTTCCTCGCGGCGGCCCTCGACCAGGATGCGACGCTGTACGAGTACGCGTTCGAGCGGAACGTGGTGATCGCCACGCCGTCCACCCTCATTGCTCTGCTGCGCACGGTCGGGCACGCATGGCGGCAGGATCAGCTGGCGCAGGAGGCGCAGCAGATCTTCACGGTGGGCAAAGAGCTGCACAAGCGCCTCGGAACGCTGGGCCAGCACCTCGCCAGGCTCGGGCGCAGCCTCAACTCCACGGTGGACGCGTACAACCGGTTCGCGGGGTCGCTCGACCGCAATGTCGTGACGCAGGCGAGGCGCTTCAGCGCCCTGCAGGGGCTCGACGATGTGCTCACCGAGACCCAGCCGGTGGAGGCGCAGGCCGTGGCCCCGCAGAAGAGCGATCTGTACGCGCTCGAGGCCGGCGACGCCGACCCGTCGATCCCCGGCGAGCGATATGCCAGCGCCGACCTCGGCGAGATCACCAGCCGGCTCGACTGA
- a CDS encoding thiamine pyrophosphate-binding protein has protein sequence MTASPASDAAAALLADLIGHGVRDLVLSPGSRSQALALAAISLARNGALRVHVRIDERVAAFTALGLARESGAPVAVVCTSGTAAGNLLPATMEAFHAGVPLLLLTADRPPELRGVGANQATVQPGIFGPFVRLHIDAEVPGASEFSDETDAGRRVTDGHADGGPDDPTVPTGGTAWSGLAARAVRAALGLEGDGLAGVAGPVHLNLPSREPLSAAADVTATPGEAPVASRVDPVVLSRGPRTVVIAGADAGPDAEELSHAGGWPLIAEIVSGARFGRLLVHGYRELLRDETLGGRVERAVVFGHPTLSREVAALLARTEVDVIAVSRGGEAINLNGRTRAVAATAVEPGAADRAWLGAWMSASQRRVVDLSAPAPDQKGLYSDDSAERLDAVRAELDAVRMRVDRRILVDAVWRATWPHDRLVFGSSRLVRVADQVLGGKKVPVHANRGLAGIDGTVATGIGIALASQADGAPGVTRVLLGDLTLLHDVGALLLPGDEPGPRIQVIVGNDGGGTIFDGLEVASSAAAADLDRAFYTPHGVRVHELAAAYGWEFLQVSTRSALDQALTSPAGGPQIIEVPLER, from the coding sequence GTGACCGCCTCGCCTGCGAGCGACGCGGCAGCAGCACTGCTCGCAGACCTCATCGGGCACGGCGTGCGCGACCTGGTGCTCTCGCCCGGCTCGCGGTCTCAGGCCCTCGCGCTCGCCGCGATCTCGCTGGCCCGCAACGGCGCCCTCCGGGTGCACGTGCGCATCGACGAGCGCGTCGCCGCGTTCACCGCGCTGGGACTCGCGCGCGAGAGCGGTGCTCCGGTCGCCGTGGTGTGCACGTCGGGCACGGCCGCAGGCAATCTGCTCCCCGCGACGATGGAGGCGTTCCACGCCGGTGTCCCCCTTCTGCTGCTGACCGCCGACCGACCGCCCGAGCTGCGCGGTGTGGGAGCCAACCAGGCGACCGTCCAGCCCGGCATCTTCGGACCGTTCGTGCGGCTGCACATCGACGCCGAGGTGCCCGGTGCGTCGGAGTTCTCGGACGAGACGGATGCCGGTCGGCGCGTCACCGACGGACACGCCGACGGCGGCCCGGATGATCCGACCGTTCCGACCGGGGGCACGGCGTGGTCGGGACTCGCCGCGCGAGCAGTGCGCGCCGCTCTCGGCCTCGAGGGTGACGGACTCGCGGGAGTGGCGGGGCCCGTGCACCTGAACCTGCCCAGCCGCGAGCCGCTCTCGGCCGCCGCCGATGTCACGGCGACGCCGGGGGAGGCGCCCGTCGCGTCTCGGGTGGATCCCGTCGTGCTGTCGCGGGGGCCCCGTACGGTCGTCATCGCCGGGGCGGATGCCGGGCCGGATGCCGAGGAGCTGTCGCACGCCGGAGGCTGGCCGCTCATCGCTGAGATCGTCAGCGGGGCGCGCTTCGGTCGCCTCCTCGTCCACGGCTACCGGGAGCTCCTGCGCGATGAGACGCTCGGCGGGCGTGTCGAGCGCGCCGTGGTCTTCGGTCATCCGACTCTCAGCCGCGAGGTCGCCGCGCTGCTCGCTCGCACGGAGGTCGACGTGATCGCCGTGAGCCGCGGCGGTGAGGCGATCAACCTCAACGGCCGCACGCGGGCGGTCGCCGCGACTGCCGTGGAGCCCGGCGCGGCGGATCGCGCATGGCTGGGCGCATGGATGTCGGCGTCGCAGCGCCGCGTGGTGGACCTCAGCGCGCCCGCCCCCGATCAGAAGGGCCTGTACTCCGACGACAGCGCTGAGCGCCTCGACGCCGTGCGCGCCGAGCTGGATGCCGTGCGCATGCGGGTGGACAGGCGGATTCTGGTGGATGCCGTGTGGCGGGCCACCTGGCCCCACGACCGGCTCGTGTTCGGTTCGTCCCGGCTGGTGCGGGTGGCCGACCAGGTGCTCGGCGGCAAGAAGGTTCCCGTGCATGCGAACCGGGGGCTCGCCGGCATCGACGGAACGGTGGCCACGGGCATCGGCATCGCGCTGGCGAGCCAAGCCGACGGCGCCCCCGGTGTGACCCGGGTGCTGCTCGGTGACCTCACCCTGCTGCACGACGTCGGCGCGCTGCTGCTGCCCGGTGACGAACCTGGGCCGCGCATCCAGGTGATCGTGGGCAACGACGGCGGCGGCACGATCTTCGACGGCCTCGAGGTCGCGTCGTCTGCGGCCGCGGCGGATCTCGACCGGGCGTTCTACACCCCGCACGGTGTGCGCGTGCACGAGCTCGCGGCCGCGTACGGCTGGGAGTTCCTGCAGGTGAGCACGCGCTCGGCTCTCGATCAGGCGCTGACATCGCCGGCAGGCGGACCGCAGATCATCGAGGTCCCGCTCGAGCGCTGA
- a CDS encoding Lrp/AsnC family transcriptional regulator, producing MDDSVDHTILAAVSRDGRATLAQLSEAVGLSTSAVQSRLKRLEARGVISGYQAVLDPEQVGAPLSAFIEITPLDPAQPDNAPELLEHLTAIEACHSIAGDAAYMLFVRVASPRALEQLVRDIRIAANVRTRTTVVLQTFYEHRPIVTAV from the coding sequence ATGGATGACTCTGTCGACCACACGATCCTCGCCGCCGTATCACGTGACGGGCGCGCCACCCTCGCACAGCTGTCCGAGGCAGTCGGCCTGTCGACGTCGGCCGTGCAGTCGAGGCTCAAGCGACTCGAGGCTCGCGGTGTGATCTCGGGCTATCAGGCTGTGCTCGACCCCGAGCAGGTGGGTGCACCTCTCTCGGCCTTCATCGAGATCACACCGCTCGATCCCGCTCAGCCCGACAACGCCCCCGAACTTCTCGAGCACCTCACGGCGATCGAGGCATGCCACTCGATCGCCGGCGACGCGGCCTACATGCTGTTCGTACGGGTGGCGTCGCCGCGGGCCCTCGAACAGCTCGTGCGCGACATCCGGATCGCTGCCAATGTGCGAACACGCACGACCGTCGTGCTGCAGACCTTCTACGAGCACCGACCGATAGTCACCGCGGTCTGA
- a CDS encoding 1,4-dihydroxy-2-naphthoate polyprenyltransferase, with translation MAGSSKKTKKRAPQRRRPGGNPARRPVLALEPVTAKDWIGAARLRTLPLAVAPVVLGTGAAQVVDHLFHWVIALACLAVAVLLQIGVNFANDYSDGIRGTDADRVGPARLTASGRVPAKRVLAVALVFFALAAVAGLAIVVRSQQWWMLAVGALCIVAAWFYTGGKRPYGYNAMGELFVFVFFGLVATLGTTWVQVQYLPTVAWIVAVAAGLFACAVLLANNLRDIDQDRAAGKRTLTVLIGRRATQVLFTLFVLIPFGLAAWIALLYPIAWMAMLALLSGLVAIVIVWSYRQPRELVAALGLTSLTALAYAGLVYWALVG, from the coding sequence GTGGCAGGTTCCTCCAAGAAGACGAAGAAGCGCGCCCCGCAGCGGCGTCGCCCCGGCGGCAATCCGGCCAGGCGGCCGGTGCTCGCCCTCGAGCCGGTGACCGCGAAGGACTGGATCGGCGCGGCGCGCCTGCGCACGCTTCCACTCGCGGTCGCTCCGGTCGTGCTGGGCACGGGCGCCGCGCAGGTGGTCGATCACCTCTTCCACTGGGTGATCGCACTCGCCTGCCTCGCTGTCGCCGTGCTGCTGCAGATCGGCGTGAACTTCGCGAACGACTACAGCGACGGCATCCGGGGCACCGACGCCGATCGGGTCGGCCCCGCCCGCTTGACGGCATCGGGTCGAGTTCCCGCGAAGCGCGTGCTCGCGGTCGCGCTCGTCTTCTTCGCGCTGGCCGCGGTGGCGGGTCTCGCGATCGTCGTCCGATCGCAGCAGTGGTGGATGCTTGCCGTCGGGGCCCTGTGCATCGTCGCCGCCTGGTTCTACACGGGAGGCAAGCGTCCGTACGGCTACAACGCGATGGGCGAGCTGTTCGTGTTCGTCTTCTTCGGGCTCGTCGCGACGCTCGGCACCACCTGGGTGCAGGTGCAGTACCTGCCGACCGTGGCGTGGATCGTGGCAGTCGCGGCGGGCCTGTTCGCCTGCGCCGTGCTGCTCGCCAACAACCTGCGCGACATCGATCAGGATCGCGCCGCCGGAAAGCGCACCCTCACCGTGCTCATCGGCAGGCGTGCGACGCAGGTGCTGTTCACGCTCTTCGTGCTGATCCCGTTCGGCCTCGCCGCATGGATCGCGCTGCTGTACCCGATCGCATGGATGGCGATGCTGGCCCTGCTGTCAGGGCTGGTGGCGATCGTCATCGTCTGGTCGTACCGTCAGCCGCGCGAGCTGGTCGCCGCGCTGGGCCTCACGTCGCTGACGGCGCTCGCCTATGCGGGTCTCGTGTACTGGGCGCTCGTCGGCTGA
- a CDS encoding SDR family NAD(P)-dependent oxidoreductase encodes MTADRTVVLAGATSEAGLAAAVALIDSGARVIVTGRSEERLVPLRDAGAQTEVADATSYDEMASLAERLGAVDAVIPLVGGWRGGGGLAGQSDEDFAALLPALQAVRATSRAFDTRIRASDAGRFAIVSSTVVTHPLAGGANYAAMKAASEAWARAVAQGYAKAARDAGDELRAASVVFRAQGGLQADALSRAVVALWDRDAVALNDSVITLD; translated from the coding sequence ATGACCGCCGACCGCACCGTCGTCCTCGCCGGCGCCACCAGCGAGGCGGGCCTGGCCGCGGCCGTCGCGCTGATCGACTCCGGCGCACGGGTGATCGTCACCGGCCGCTCGGAGGAGCGGCTCGTGCCGCTTCGGGATGCCGGGGCGCAGACCGAGGTCGCCGACGCCACCTCGTATGACGAGATGGCGTCCCTCGCCGAGAGGCTCGGTGCCGTCGACGCGGTCATCCCGCTCGTCGGCGGCTGGCGCGGCGGCGGCGGTCTCGCCGGACAGAGCGACGAGGACTTCGCCGCGCTGCTGCCCGCTCTGCAGGCCGTGCGCGCGACAAGCCGCGCCTTCGACACGAGGATCAGGGCATCGGATGCCGGCCGCTTCGCGATCGTGTCGTCGACGGTCGTGACGCATCCACTGGCCGGAGGCGCGAACTACGCGGCCATGAAGGCGGCGAGCGAGGCGTGGGCCCGGGCTGTGGCGCAGGGGTACGCCAAGGCCGCTCGGGATGCCGGTGACGAGCTGCGCGCGGCATCCGTCGTCTTCCGCGCCCAGGGCGGACTGCAGGCCGACGCGCTGTCGCGCGCGGTGGTCGCACTCTGGGACCGGGATGCCGTGGCGCTGAACGACTCGGTGATCACCCTCGACTGA
- a CDS encoding DUF6421 family protein, whose product MSTITSATHSIIGEPEVVEDASVAEHSDAWKLLKDAAIAIRPTQIKDGSIPDADDREAAAGHVAAIIAGIRALTPAFPHDAAYLDALVVDFQRWADEGFGVPDFLDSLVAFQPQQHRIDGIRHLVVFPMYTQNGSSDRLVEALIVETIWPEFIADLEAGDYGNKLFVSLRLVDFTPGYDTNSAVLFPETVAMREIPSFTWGAIFQDREAARYRRVVRAASEITNLDLPERAAAMLDDQQMTEKTFVMWDIIHDRTHMRGDLPFDPFMIKQRMPFFLYSLEEMRCDMTAFRESVKIERAFDARVAAGETLTETEQEMHDYAHLVQYAVIFDRIFRFAITGTRTRNYDAVGGQLLFAWLHQRGVLHWTDTALAFDWDNVPDAVVALGDAIDDLYWHSIDRPKTAHWLAAYELVRGTLTPHPASQWARGLSDEILAGAPKGYTDAVMDDEFPLSMFFETLDKKMKPVIESTVGIRGTDD is encoded by the coding sequence ATGTCCACCATCACCAGCGCCACCCACAGCATCATCGGCGAGCCTGAGGTCGTGGAAGACGCCTCCGTCGCCGAGCACAGCGACGCCTGGAAGCTCCTCAAGGACGCCGCGATCGCGATCCGCCCGACGCAGATCAAGGACGGCTCGATCCCCGACGCCGACGACCGCGAGGCCGCAGCCGGTCACGTCGCGGCGATCATCGCGGGCATCCGGGCTCTCACCCCCGCCTTCCCGCACGACGCCGCCTACCTCGACGCTCTCGTCGTCGACTTCCAGCGCTGGGCCGACGAGGGCTTCGGCGTGCCCGACTTCCTCGACTCGCTGGTCGCCTTCCAGCCCCAGCAGCACCGCATCGACGGCATCCGTCACCTCGTCGTCTTCCCGATGTACACGCAGAACGGCTCGAGCGACCGCCTCGTCGAGGCGCTCATCGTCGAGACCATCTGGCCGGAGTTCATCGCAGACCTCGAGGCGGGCGACTACGGCAACAAGCTGTTCGTCTCGCTGCGCCTGGTCGACTTCACCCCCGGCTACGACACGAACTCGGCCGTGCTGTTCCCCGAGACCGTCGCGATGCGCGAGATCCCGTCGTTCACCTGGGGCGCGATCTTCCAGGACCGCGAGGCGGCCCGCTACCGCCGGGTCGTGCGCGCGGCATCCGAGATCACCAATCTCGATCTGCCCGAGCGAGCTGCGGCGATGCTCGATGACCAGCAGATGACCGAGAAGACGTTCGTGATGTGGGACATCATCCACGACCGCACCCACATGCGCGGCGACCTGCCGTTCGACCCGTTCATGATCAAGCAGCGCATGCCGTTCTTCCTCTACTCGCTCGAGGAGATGCGCTGCGACATGACGGCGTTCCGCGAGTCGGTGAAGATCGAGCGCGCGTTCGACGCCCGCGTCGCCGCGGGCGAGACCCTCACCGAGACCGAACAGGAGATGCACGACTATGCGCACCTCGTGCAGTACGCGGTGATCTTCGACCGCATCTTCCGCTTCGCGATCACCGGCACCCGCACGCGCAACTACGACGCCGTCGGCGGCCAGCTGCTGTTCGCGTGGCTGCACCAGCGCGGCGTGCTGCACTGGACCGACACCGCCCTCGCCTTCGACTGGGACAACGTGCCCGACGCCGTCGTCGCCCTCGGCGACGCGATCGACGACCTGTACTGGCACTCGATCGACCGCCCGAAGACCGCTCACTGGCTCGCCGCCTACGAGCTGGTCCGGGGCACGCTCACCCCGCACCCGGCCTCGCAGTGGGCGCGCGGCCTCTCGGACGAGATCCTCGCCGGTGCACCCAAGGGCTACACCGACGCCGTGATGGACGACGAGTTCCCGCTGTCGATGTTCTTCGAGACCCTCGACAAGAAGATGAAGCCCGTCATCGAGTCGACCGTCGGCATCCGCGGCACCGACGACTGA
- a CDS encoding cupin domain-containing protein yields MIDTLAEPTLVGAAQIGIGSGLTRRFEGAEHGAGISYFFVDNQPGQGARLHWHPYPETWVVLEGEATFVVGDRRIVATAGDTVTGPAFVPHKFTNTGGGRMRLIGIHSSAVIIQTDAE; encoded by the coding sequence ATGATCGACACACTCGCCGAGCCGACGCTGGTCGGCGCAGCGCAGATCGGGATCGGCAGCGGACTCACCCGCCGATTCGAGGGCGCCGAGCACGGCGCGGGCATCTCGTACTTCTTCGTCGATAACCAGCCAGGCCAGGGGGCGCGCCTGCACTGGCATCCCTATCCTGAGACCTGGGTGGTGCTCGAAGGCGAGGCGACGTTCGTCGTCGGAGACCGGCGCATCGTCGCCACCGCCGGAGACACCGTCACCGGGCCGGCATTCGTGCCGCACAAGTTCACCAACACCGGCGGCGGACGGATGCGCCTCATCGGCATCCACTCCTCCGCCGTCATCATCCAGACAGACGCGGAGTGA
- a CDS encoding ArsR/SmtB family transcription factor: MDRNMRPAGAPPEGMEHPDHRVDFQLSPGDIQAVRFGVSPGHELAHAVRVLLRPAQHPLQWGWLRRVRERLPREPFALLTQIIGTDGYLPDFLTTDPRWDLTPADELAALREAALPGIRVDLGKMVLRSSGERQATLTRMRSDPERARELIADAWEQVWDAVLAPAWPQLERLLRADIAVRARTITTGGIAAMAGDLHHTVRWSDGAVRVKLRRHSEDVDCRGGGLVLVPSVMSSWGCMVITEPPAQPTLFYPARGVTAGWARDAADLAGALGALLGPVRAGILLQAHIARTTSQIAGDAGIAASTASHHLTVLRDAGLIASSREGNRMMHLRTPLGEALVGATL, encoded by the coding sequence GTGGATCGAAACATGCGCCCCGCCGGTGCCCCGCCGGAGGGCATGGAGCATCCGGACCACCGCGTGGACTTCCAGCTCAGCCCCGGCGACATCCAGGCCGTGCGATTCGGCGTCTCCCCTGGACACGAGCTCGCGCACGCGGTGCGCGTCCTGCTTCGGCCGGCTCAGCACCCGCTGCAGTGGGGCTGGCTTCGACGCGTGCGTGAGCGCCTGCCGCGAGAGCCCTTCGCCCTGCTGACCCAGATCATCGGCACCGACGGCTACCTGCCCGACTTCCTCACGACGGATCCGCGGTGGGACCTGACCCCGGCGGACGAGCTCGCCGCGCTGCGCGAGGCCGCCCTCCCCGGCATCCGGGTCGATCTGGGGAAGATGGTCCTGCGCTCCTCCGGCGAGCGCCAGGCCACGCTGACGCGCATGCGCTCAGACCCCGAGCGCGCACGAGAGCTGATCGCGGACGCGTGGGAGCAGGTGTGGGATGCGGTGCTCGCGCCGGCCTGGCCGCAGCTCGAGCGGCTGCTGCGCGCCGACATCGCCGTGCGTGCCCGCACCATCACCACCGGAGGGATCGCGGCGATGGCCGGCGACCTGCACCACACCGTGCGGTGGAGCGACGGCGCGGTTCGGGTGAAGCTGCGCCGTCACAGCGAGGACGTCGACTGCCGCGGCGGCGGGCTCGTGCTCGTCCCCTCGGTGATGTCGTCATGGGGGTGCATGGTGATCACCGAGCCACCCGCGCAGCCGACGCTCTTCTACCCCGCGCGCGGCGTCACGGCGGGGTGGGCACGGGATGCCGCGGATCTGGCCGGCGCGCTCGGTGCGCTGCTCGGGCCGGTGCGCGCGGGCATCCTGCTGCAGGCGCACATCGCACGCACGACGTCGCAGATCGCCGGCGACGCCGGCATCGCGGCATCCACCGCCTCCCACCACCTCACCGTGCTGCGCGATGCCGGGCTCATCGCCAGCAGCCGCGAGGGCAACCGGATGATGCACCTGCGCACGCCACTGGGCGAGGCTCTGGTCGGCGCCACCCTCTGA
- a CDS encoding DUF4287 domain-containing protein — protein sequence MSFQAYLDNIETKTGLTPRQFIDLASERGFGAGTKATPILEWLKADYDLSRGYGMALVHVITKGPRISAKHVGSDGAHADPSDELWLDGKASNPASAG from the coding sequence ATGTCGTTCCAGGCATACCTCGACAACATCGAGACCAAGACGGGGCTCACGCCCCGGCAGTTCATCGACCTGGCATCCGAGAGGGGCTTCGGCGCGGGCACCAAGGCCACGCCGATCCTCGAATGGCTCAAGGCCGACTACGACCTGTCGCGCGGGTACGGCATGGCGCTCGTGCACGTGATCACCAAGGGGCCGCGGATAAGCGCGAAGCACGTCGGCAGCGACGGTGCGCACGCCGACCCGTCTGACGAGCTCTGGCTCGACGGCAAGGCCAGCAACCCGGCATCCGCCGGCTGA
- a CDS encoding DUF4229 domain-containing protein, translated as MKLPPLLVYTVLRLLAFAVPLGILWLFPVFREYWWLAALFAALIGMSISLLFLRAPLSQASREIYAKRTRARDTTDEDAEDTVSGE; from the coding sequence GTGAAGCTGCCACCCCTCCTCGTCTACACCGTGCTGCGGCTGCTGGCGTTCGCCGTTCCGCTGGGGATCCTCTGGCTCTTCCCTGTCTTCCGCGAGTACTGGTGGCTCGCCGCGCTCTTCGCCGCACTCATCGGCATGAGCATCTCGCTGCTGTTCCTGCGCGCGCCGCTGTCGCAGGCCTCGCGCGAGATCTACGCGAAGCGCACCAGGGCCAGGGACACGACCGACGAGGACGCCGAGGACACCGTCTCAGGCGAGTGA